In Peromyscus leucopus breed LL Stock chromosome 16_21, UCI_PerLeu_2.1, whole genome shotgun sequence, a single genomic region encodes these proteins:
- the Cchcr1 gene encoding coiled-coil alpha-helical rod protein 1 isoform X2, protein MWPHSCGARPWANALIGNDPEIMARWCLDGLPSVPTIPWRDLWRRGSLRALSPPAPSCRDHRHLRRKGDIDAWRHLEASDSMEMLPPSGFTGLVPPSHFQARSLPTLPRSAPTWASDIPLIQSRTGQDVLERRLDTQRPTVTVWEQDVCGDAQGPGRRGRSLELGVSSALSQQAELISWQLQDLRRLEEEVRTLRETSLQQKMRLEAQALELDALAVAEKAGQAEAEGLRAALAGAEMVRKNLEEENQRDLQEIQSLHQEQLSSLTEAHEKALASLTSKAEDLEKSLSSLEMKRAGEAKQLAAAQKEVELLRSQLSKTQGELEAQVALVESLRKYVGEQVPPEVHSQAWEPERKELLDTLQHLREDRADLQATVELLQVRVQSLSHMLALQEEELTRKIQPSDALESEFPKKCHLLLRRWRERVFVLMVQLKAQDLEHRNSMKGLRDQVAELQEQVKTQSQKQAILQRALQDKTAELEMERISTKTLQLELTRAQEGRQRQEQLSASAEEQLKSVVSAVNSTQTNLHNTMTRVDQAVARIPSLSNRLSYAARKVHTIKGLVARKLSLAQLRLESCPPPPPPPDADLCLELEQLREERNRLDAELQLSAHLIQQEVGRAREQGEAERRQLNEVAQQLEQELQRAQESLASVGQQLEAARQGQQESTEEAASLRQELTQQQKIYGQALQEKVVEVETRLREQLSDTKRRLNEARREQAKAVVSLRQIQHKAIREKERNQELRRLQDEARKEEGQRLARRVQELERDKNLMLQRLLAVLPSGKEKSSVGCSARAVKSPEPKCPAAAPSREPPKGSLTVLFENLQCLSEAISREEDVCPEDNPSTSDHC, encoded by the exons ATGTGGCCGCATTCTTGTGGGGCCAGGCCTTGGGCTAACGCTTTAATAGGAAATGACCCAGAAATCATGGCTCGGTGGTGCCTAGATGGGCTTCCCAGCGTCCCTACCATACCATGGCGAGACCTGTGGAGACGGGGCTCCCTGCGGGCCCTCTCACCTCCAGCCCCGAGCTGCAGGGACCATAGACACTTAAGGAGGAAG GGGGACATAGATGCCTGGAGACATCTAGAGGCTTCAGATAGCATGGAGATGTTGCCGCCTTCAG GTTTTACTGGGCTGGTTCCTCCCTCCCACTTCCAAGCTCGGTCCCTTCCAACTCTGCCAAGATCGGCCCCGACCTGGGCTTCAGACATTCCCCTGATCCAATCCAGGACTGGCCAAGATGTCTTAGAGAGGCGGCTAGACACTCAGAGACCTACAGTGACCGTGTGGGAACAGGACGTTTGTGGAGATGCACAGGGGCCAGGGCGGAGAGGCAG GTCTCTGGAGCTGGGGGTCTCCAGTGCCCTGAGCCAGCAGGCTGAGCTGATCTCTTGGCAGCTCCAAGACTTGCGGCGGCTGGAGGAGGAGGTCCGGACCCTGCGGGAGACCTCCCTGCAGCAGAAGATGAGGTTGGAGGCTCAGGCCTTGGAGCTGGACGCTCTTGCGGTGGCCGAGAAGGCTGGCCAAGCCGAGGCTGAGGGCCTGCGTGCCGCCTTGGCCGGAGCTGAGATGGTCCGGAAGAACCTGGAGGAGGAGAACCAGAGGGACCTACAGGAGATCCAGAGTCTGCACCAAGAGCAG CTGTCCTCCCTGACGGAGGCTCATGAGAAGGCTCTTGCTAGTCTGACCAGCAAGGCCGAGGACTTGGAGAAGTCTCTGAGCAGCTTGGAAATGAAGCGGGCAGGAGAAGCCAAACAGCTGGCCGCAGCCCAGAAGGAGGTGGAGCTGCTCCGGAGTCAGCTGAG TAAGACCCAAGGGGAGCTGGAAGCTCAGGTGGCCTTGGTCGAAAGTCTGAGGAAGTACGTCGGGGAACAAGTCCCCCCAGAGGTCCATAGCCAGGCATGGGAGCCGGAACGGAAGGAGCTTCTAGACACCTTGCAG cacttgagggagGACAGGGCTGACCTTCAGGCCACCGTGGAGTTGCTGCAGGTTCGGGTCCAGAGTCTCTCGCACATGCTCGCCCTGCAGGAAGAGGAGCTGACCAGGAAG ATTCAGccgtcagatgccctggagtccGAGTTCCCTAAGAAGTGCCATTTGCTGCTGCGCCGATGGCGGGAAAGGGTGTTTGTCCTCATGGTACAGCTCAAGGCCCAGGACCTGGAGCACAGGAACTCCATGAAGGGGCTGAGGGACCAG GTGGCAGAGCTCCAGGAACAAGTGAAGACCCAGAGCCAGAAGCAGGCCATCTTGCAGCGTGCCCTACAAGACAAAACCGCAGAGCTGGAGATGGAGCGGATAAGCACTAAG ACCCTGCAGCTGGAGCTGACCCGGGCTCAggagggcaggcagaggcaggagcagctgTCGGCCTCTGCCGAGGAGCAGCTGAAGTCGGTGGTCAGCGCTGTGAACAG CACTCAGACCAACCTCCACAATACCATGACCAGGGTGGATCAGGCTGTAGCCCGGATCCCCAGCCTCAGCAACCGACTCAGCTACGCTGCCCGTAAGGTCCACACCATTAAGG GTTTGGTGGCTCGAAAACTGTCCCTTGCTCAGCTGCGCCTGGAAAG ctgtcccccacccccacccccaccggaTGCAGACCTGTGCCTTGAGTTGGAGCAGCTCCGGGAAGAACGGAACCGCTTGGATGCTGAGCTGCAGCTGAGTGCCCACCTCATCCAGCAGGAGGTGGGCCGGGCACGGGAACAAG GGGAGGCAGAGCGCCGGCAGCTGAACGAAGTGGcccagcagctggagcaggagctgcagCGTGCCCAGGAGTCCCTGGCCAGCGTGGGGCAGCAGCTGGAGGCAGCGCGTCAGGGCCAGCAGGAGAGCACAGAGGAAGCCGCCAGCCTccggcaggagctgacacagcaGCAGAAGATCTACGGGCAAG CCCTGCAAGAGAAGGTGGTCGAGGTGGAGACTCGGCTGCGGGAACAGCTCTCAGACACCAAGAGGAGACTGAACGAGGCGCGCAGGGAGCAGGCCAAGGCTG TGGTCTCCTTGCGCCAGATCCAACACAAAGCCATTCGGGAAAAAGAGCGCAACCAGGAACTCCGACGCCTGCAGGATGAGGCCCGGAAGGAGGAGGGGCAGCGGCTGGCCCGGCGAGTGCAAGAGCTGGAGAGGGACAAGAACCTCATGCTG CAGCGCCTGTTGGCCGTGCTTCCCTCGGGGAAGGAGAAGTCGTCCGTGGGGTGCAGCGCCCGGGCTGTgaagtccccagaacccaagtgtCCAGCAGCCGCACCATCCAGGGAACCTCCAAAAG
- the Cchcr1 gene encoding coiled-coil alpha-helical rod protein 1 isoform X1 has translation MWPHSCGARPWANALIGNDPEIMARWCLDGLPSVPTIPWRDLWRRGSLRALSPPAPSCRDHRHLRRKGDIDAWRHLEASDSMEMLPPSGFTGLVPPSHFQARSLPTLPRSAPTWASDIPLIQSRTGQDVLERRLDTQRPTVTVWEQDVCGDAQGPGRRGRSLELGVSSALSQQAELISWQLQDLRRLEEEVRTLRETSLQQKMRLEAQALELDALAVAEKAGQAEAEGLRAALAGAEMVRKNLEEENQRDLQEIQSLHQEQLSSLTEAHEKALASLTSKAEDLEKSLSSLEMKRAGEAKQLAAAQKEVELLRSQLSKTQGELEAQVALVESLRKYVGEQVPPEVHSQAWEPERKELLDTLQHLREDRADLQATVELLQVRVQSLSHMLALQEEELTRKIQPSDALESEFPKKCHLLLRRWRERVFVLMVQLKAQDLEHRNSMKGLRDQVAELQEQVKTQSQKQAILQRALQDKTAELEMERISTKTLQLELTRAQEGRQRQEQLSASAEEQLKSVVSAVNSTQTNLHNTMTRVDQAVARIPSLSNRLSYAARKVHTIKGLVARKLSLAQLRLESCPPPPPPPDADLCLELEQLREERNRLDAELQLSAHLIQQEVGRAREQGEAERRQLNEVAQQLEQELQRAQESLASVGQQLEAARQGQQESTEEAASLRQELTQQQKIYGQALQEKVVEVETRLREQLSDTKRRLNEARREQAKAVVSLRQIQHKAIREKERNQELRRLQDEARKEEGQRLARRVQELERDKNLMLQQRLLAVLPSGKEKSSVGCSARAVKSPEPKCPAAAPSREPPKGSLTVLFENLQCLSEAISREEDVCPEDNPSTSDHC, from the exons ATGTGGCCGCATTCTTGTGGGGCCAGGCCTTGGGCTAACGCTTTAATAGGAAATGACCCAGAAATCATGGCTCGGTGGTGCCTAGATGGGCTTCCCAGCGTCCCTACCATACCATGGCGAGACCTGTGGAGACGGGGCTCCCTGCGGGCCCTCTCACCTCCAGCCCCGAGCTGCAGGGACCATAGACACTTAAGGAGGAAG GGGGACATAGATGCCTGGAGACATCTAGAGGCTTCAGATAGCATGGAGATGTTGCCGCCTTCAG GTTTTACTGGGCTGGTTCCTCCCTCCCACTTCCAAGCTCGGTCCCTTCCAACTCTGCCAAGATCGGCCCCGACCTGGGCTTCAGACATTCCCCTGATCCAATCCAGGACTGGCCAAGATGTCTTAGAGAGGCGGCTAGACACTCAGAGACCTACAGTGACCGTGTGGGAACAGGACGTTTGTGGAGATGCACAGGGGCCAGGGCGGAGAGGCAG GTCTCTGGAGCTGGGGGTCTCCAGTGCCCTGAGCCAGCAGGCTGAGCTGATCTCTTGGCAGCTCCAAGACTTGCGGCGGCTGGAGGAGGAGGTCCGGACCCTGCGGGAGACCTCCCTGCAGCAGAAGATGAGGTTGGAGGCTCAGGCCTTGGAGCTGGACGCTCTTGCGGTGGCCGAGAAGGCTGGCCAAGCCGAGGCTGAGGGCCTGCGTGCCGCCTTGGCCGGAGCTGAGATGGTCCGGAAGAACCTGGAGGAGGAGAACCAGAGGGACCTACAGGAGATCCAGAGTCTGCACCAAGAGCAG CTGTCCTCCCTGACGGAGGCTCATGAGAAGGCTCTTGCTAGTCTGACCAGCAAGGCCGAGGACTTGGAGAAGTCTCTGAGCAGCTTGGAAATGAAGCGGGCAGGAGAAGCCAAACAGCTGGCCGCAGCCCAGAAGGAGGTGGAGCTGCTCCGGAGTCAGCTGAG TAAGACCCAAGGGGAGCTGGAAGCTCAGGTGGCCTTGGTCGAAAGTCTGAGGAAGTACGTCGGGGAACAAGTCCCCCCAGAGGTCCATAGCCAGGCATGGGAGCCGGAACGGAAGGAGCTTCTAGACACCTTGCAG cacttgagggagGACAGGGCTGACCTTCAGGCCACCGTGGAGTTGCTGCAGGTTCGGGTCCAGAGTCTCTCGCACATGCTCGCCCTGCAGGAAGAGGAGCTGACCAGGAAG ATTCAGccgtcagatgccctggagtccGAGTTCCCTAAGAAGTGCCATTTGCTGCTGCGCCGATGGCGGGAAAGGGTGTTTGTCCTCATGGTACAGCTCAAGGCCCAGGACCTGGAGCACAGGAACTCCATGAAGGGGCTGAGGGACCAG GTGGCAGAGCTCCAGGAACAAGTGAAGACCCAGAGCCAGAAGCAGGCCATCTTGCAGCGTGCCCTACAAGACAAAACCGCAGAGCTGGAGATGGAGCGGATAAGCACTAAG ACCCTGCAGCTGGAGCTGACCCGGGCTCAggagggcaggcagaggcaggagcagctgTCGGCCTCTGCCGAGGAGCAGCTGAAGTCGGTGGTCAGCGCTGTGAACAG CACTCAGACCAACCTCCACAATACCATGACCAGGGTGGATCAGGCTGTAGCCCGGATCCCCAGCCTCAGCAACCGACTCAGCTACGCTGCCCGTAAGGTCCACACCATTAAGG GTTTGGTGGCTCGAAAACTGTCCCTTGCTCAGCTGCGCCTGGAAAG ctgtcccccacccccacccccaccggaTGCAGACCTGTGCCTTGAGTTGGAGCAGCTCCGGGAAGAACGGAACCGCTTGGATGCTGAGCTGCAGCTGAGTGCCCACCTCATCCAGCAGGAGGTGGGCCGGGCACGGGAACAAG GGGAGGCAGAGCGCCGGCAGCTGAACGAAGTGGcccagcagctggagcaggagctgcagCGTGCCCAGGAGTCCCTGGCCAGCGTGGGGCAGCAGCTGGAGGCAGCGCGTCAGGGCCAGCAGGAGAGCACAGAGGAAGCCGCCAGCCTccggcaggagctgacacagcaGCAGAAGATCTACGGGCAAG CCCTGCAAGAGAAGGTGGTCGAGGTGGAGACTCGGCTGCGGGAACAGCTCTCAGACACCAAGAGGAGACTGAACGAGGCGCGCAGGGAGCAGGCCAAGGCTG TGGTCTCCTTGCGCCAGATCCAACACAAAGCCATTCGGGAAAAAGAGCGCAACCAGGAACTCCGACGCCTGCAGGATGAGGCCCGGAAGGAGGAGGGGCAGCGGCTGGCCCGGCGAGTGCAAGAGCTGGAGAGGGACAAGAACCTCATGCTG CAGCAGCGCCTGTTGGCCGTGCTTCCCTCGGGGAAGGAGAAGTCGTCCGTGGGGTGCAGCGCCCGGGCTGTgaagtccccagaacccaagtgtCCAGCAGCCGCACCATCCAGGGAACCTCCAAAAG
- the Cchcr1 gene encoding coiled-coil alpha-helical rod protein 1 isoform X3, with translation MWPHSCGARPWANALIGNDPEIMARWCLDGLPSVPTIPWRDLWRRGSLRALSPPAPSCRDHRHLRRKGDIDAWRHLEASDSMEMLPPSGFTGLVPPSHFQARSLPTLPRSAPTWASDIPLIQSRTGQDVLERRLDTQRPTVTVWEQDVCGDAQGPGRRGRSLELGVSSALSQQAELISWQLQDLRRLEEEVRTLRETSLQQKMRLEAQALELDALAVAEKAGQAEAEGLRAALAGAEMVRKNLEEENQRDLQEIQSLHQEQLSSLTEAHEKALASLTSKAEDLEKSLSSLEMKRAGEAKQLAAAQKEVELLRSQLSKTQGELEAQVALVESLRKYVGEQVPPEVHSQAWEPERKELLDTLQHLREDRADLQATVELLQVRVQSLSHMLALQEEELTRKIQPSDALESEFPKKCHLLLRRWRERVFVLMVQLKAQDLEHRNSMKGLRDQVAELQEQVKTQSQKQAILQRALQDKTAELEMERISTKTLQLELTRAQEGRQRQEQLSASAEEQLKSVVSAVNSTQTNLHNTMTRVDQAVARIPSLSNRLSYAARKVHTIKGLVARKLSLAQLRLESCPPPPPPPDADLCLELEQLREERNRLDAELQLSAHLIQQEVGRAREQGEAERRQLNEVAQQLEQELQRAQESLASVGQQLEAARQGQQESTEEAASLRQELTQQQKIYGQALQEKVVEVETRLREQLSDTKRRLNEARREQAKAVVSLRQIQHKAIREKERNQELRRLQDEARKEEGQRLARRVQELERDKNLMLATLK, from the exons ATGTGGCCGCATTCTTGTGGGGCCAGGCCTTGGGCTAACGCTTTAATAGGAAATGACCCAGAAATCATGGCTCGGTGGTGCCTAGATGGGCTTCCCAGCGTCCCTACCATACCATGGCGAGACCTGTGGAGACGGGGCTCCCTGCGGGCCCTCTCACCTCCAGCCCCGAGCTGCAGGGACCATAGACACTTAAGGAGGAAG GGGGACATAGATGCCTGGAGACATCTAGAGGCTTCAGATAGCATGGAGATGTTGCCGCCTTCAG GTTTTACTGGGCTGGTTCCTCCCTCCCACTTCCAAGCTCGGTCCCTTCCAACTCTGCCAAGATCGGCCCCGACCTGGGCTTCAGACATTCCCCTGATCCAATCCAGGACTGGCCAAGATGTCTTAGAGAGGCGGCTAGACACTCAGAGACCTACAGTGACCGTGTGGGAACAGGACGTTTGTGGAGATGCACAGGGGCCAGGGCGGAGAGGCAG GTCTCTGGAGCTGGGGGTCTCCAGTGCCCTGAGCCAGCAGGCTGAGCTGATCTCTTGGCAGCTCCAAGACTTGCGGCGGCTGGAGGAGGAGGTCCGGACCCTGCGGGAGACCTCCCTGCAGCAGAAGATGAGGTTGGAGGCTCAGGCCTTGGAGCTGGACGCTCTTGCGGTGGCCGAGAAGGCTGGCCAAGCCGAGGCTGAGGGCCTGCGTGCCGCCTTGGCCGGAGCTGAGATGGTCCGGAAGAACCTGGAGGAGGAGAACCAGAGGGACCTACAGGAGATCCAGAGTCTGCACCAAGAGCAG CTGTCCTCCCTGACGGAGGCTCATGAGAAGGCTCTTGCTAGTCTGACCAGCAAGGCCGAGGACTTGGAGAAGTCTCTGAGCAGCTTGGAAATGAAGCGGGCAGGAGAAGCCAAACAGCTGGCCGCAGCCCAGAAGGAGGTGGAGCTGCTCCGGAGTCAGCTGAG TAAGACCCAAGGGGAGCTGGAAGCTCAGGTGGCCTTGGTCGAAAGTCTGAGGAAGTACGTCGGGGAACAAGTCCCCCCAGAGGTCCATAGCCAGGCATGGGAGCCGGAACGGAAGGAGCTTCTAGACACCTTGCAG cacttgagggagGACAGGGCTGACCTTCAGGCCACCGTGGAGTTGCTGCAGGTTCGGGTCCAGAGTCTCTCGCACATGCTCGCCCTGCAGGAAGAGGAGCTGACCAGGAAG ATTCAGccgtcagatgccctggagtccGAGTTCCCTAAGAAGTGCCATTTGCTGCTGCGCCGATGGCGGGAAAGGGTGTTTGTCCTCATGGTACAGCTCAAGGCCCAGGACCTGGAGCACAGGAACTCCATGAAGGGGCTGAGGGACCAG GTGGCAGAGCTCCAGGAACAAGTGAAGACCCAGAGCCAGAAGCAGGCCATCTTGCAGCGTGCCCTACAAGACAAAACCGCAGAGCTGGAGATGGAGCGGATAAGCACTAAG ACCCTGCAGCTGGAGCTGACCCGGGCTCAggagggcaggcagaggcaggagcagctgTCGGCCTCTGCCGAGGAGCAGCTGAAGTCGGTGGTCAGCGCTGTGAACAG CACTCAGACCAACCTCCACAATACCATGACCAGGGTGGATCAGGCTGTAGCCCGGATCCCCAGCCTCAGCAACCGACTCAGCTACGCTGCCCGTAAGGTCCACACCATTAAGG GTTTGGTGGCTCGAAAACTGTCCCTTGCTCAGCTGCGCCTGGAAAG ctgtcccccacccccacccccaccggaTGCAGACCTGTGCCTTGAGTTGGAGCAGCTCCGGGAAGAACGGAACCGCTTGGATGCTGAGCTGCAGCTGAGTGCCCACCTCATCCAGCAGGAGGTGGGCCGGGCACGGGAACAAG GGGAGGCAGAGCGCCGGCAGCTGAACGAAGTGGcccagcagctggagcaggagctgcagCGTGCCCAGGAGTCCCTGGCCAGCGTGGGGCAGCAGCTGGAGGCAGCGCGTCAGGGCCAGCAGGAGAGCACAGAGGAAGCCGCCAGCCTccggcaggagctgacacagcaGCAGAAGATCTACGGGCAAG CCCTGCAAGAGAAGGTGGTCGAGGTGGAGACTCGGCTGCGGGAACAGCTCTCAGACACCAAGAGGAGACTGAACGAGGCGCGCAGGGAGCAGGCCAAGGCTG TGGTCTCCTTGCGCCAGATCCAACACAAAGCCATTCGGGAAAAAGAGCGCAACCAGGAACTCCGACGCCTGCAGGATGAGGCCCGGAAGGAGGAGGGGCAGCGGCTGGCCCGGCGAGTGCAAGAGCTGGAGAGGGACAAGAACCTCATGCTG GCCACCCTGAAGTAA
- the Tcf19 gene encoding transcription factor 19 isoform X3: MLPCFQLLRIGGGRGGDLYTFHPPSRSGCTYRLGCRADLCDVALRPQQEPGLISGVHAELHAELQGDDWRVSLEDHSSHGTLVNNVRLPRGHRLELSDGDLLTFGPEGQAGTSSSEFYFMFQQVRVKPQDFAAITVPRSRGEAGTGFQPMLPPQGAPHRPLSTLSSAPKATLILNSIGSLSKLQPQPLTFSRGGGRPQSLAVPTQPAEAGASPAPPTRNRRKSAHRVLAELDDESEASLSPLSVLMEPRKKLRVEKAALVSSG; encoded by the exons ATGCTGCCCTGCTTCCAGCTGCTGCGCATAGGGGGCGGCAGGGGCGGTGATCTCTACACCTTCCACCCCCCGTCCAGGTCAGGCTGCACCTATAGGCTGGGCTGCAGGGCTGACCTGTGTGATGTGGCCCTGCGGCCCCAGCAGGAGCCGGGCCTCATCTCGGGGGTCCATGCAGAGCTGCATGCTGAGCTGCAAGGAGACGACTGGAGGGTCAGCCTGGAGGACCACAGCAGCCACG GGACTTTGGTCAATAATGTCCGACTCCCAAGAGGCCACAGGCTGGAGTTGAGCGATGGTGACCTTCTGACCTTTGGCCCTGAAGGGCAAGCGGGAACCAGCTCCTCGGAATTCTACTTCATGTTCCAACAAGTCCGGGTCAAACCGCAGGACTTTGCTGCCATTACTGTCCCACGGTCTCGGGGAGAGGCTGGGACTGGCTTCCAGCCCATGCTGCCCCCTCAGGGGGCACCCCACCGGCCACTCAGCACCCTGTCCTCTGCCCCCAAGGCCACCCTGATCCTCAACTCCATCGGCAGCCTCAGCAAGCTGCAGCCACAGCCCCTCACCTTCTCCCGAGGTGGTGGCAGACCACAGAGCCTGGCTGTTCCCACCCAGCCTGCGGAAGCGGGGGCTTCGCCCGCTCCACCCACAAGAAACCGGAGGAAATCGGCTCATAGAGTGTTGGCAGAACTGGATGATGAGAGCGAGGCTTCCCTGAGCCCTCTCTCAGTCCTTATGGAGCCCAGGAAGAAGCTCCGTGTGGAGAAGGCCGCTCTGGTGTCCAGTGGGTAA
- the Tcf19 gene encoding transcription factor 19 isoform X1, whose protein sequence is MLPCFQLLRIGGGRGGDLYTFHPPSRSGCTYRLGCRADLCDVALRPQQEPGLISGVHAELHAELQGDDWRVSLEDHSSHGKGTLVNNVRLPRGHRLELSDGDLLTFGPEGQAGTSSSEFYFMFQQVRVKPQDFAAITVPRSRGEAGTGFQPMLPPQGAPHRPLSTLSSAPKATLILNSIGSLSKLQPQPLTFSRGGGRPQSLAVPTQPAEAGASPAPPTRNRRKSAHRVLAELDDESEASLSPLSVLMEPRKKLRVEKAALVSSGRE, encoded by the exons ATGCTGCCCTGCTTCCAGCTGCTGCGCATAGGGGGCGGCAGGGGCGGTGATCTCTACACCTTCCACCCCCCGTCCAGGTCAGGCTGCACCTATAGGCTGGGCTGCAGGGCTGACCTGTGTGATGTGGCCCTGCGGCCCCAGCAGGAGCCGGGCCTCATCTCGGGGGTCCATGCAGAGCTGCATGCTGAGCTGCAAGGAGACGACTGGAGGGTCAGCCTGGAGGACCACAGCAGCCACGGTAAGG GGACTTTGGTCAATAATGTCCGACTCCCAAGAGGCCACAGGCTGGAGTTGAGCGATGGTGACCTTCTGACCTTTGGCCCTGAAGGGCAAGCGGGAACCAGCTCCTCGGAATTCTACTTCATGTTCCAACAAGTCCGGGTCAAACCGCAGGACTTTGCTGCCATTACTGTCCCACGGTCTCGGGGAGAGGCTGGGACTGGCTTCCAGCCCATGCTGCCCCCTCAGGGGGCACCCCACCGGCCACTCAGCACCCTGTCCTCTGCCCCCAAGGCCACCCTGATCCTCAACTCCATCGGCAGCCTCAGCAAGCTGCAGCCACAGCCCCTCACCTTCTCCCGAGGTGGTGGCAGACCACAGAGCCTGGCTGTTCCCACCCAGCCTGCGGAAGCGGGGGCTTCGCCCGCTCCACCCACAAGAAACCGGAGGAAATCGGCTCATAGAGTGTTGGCAGAACTGGATGATGAGAGCGAGGCTTCCCTGAGCCCTCTCTCAGTCCTTATGGAGCCCAGGAAGAAGCTCCGTGTGGAGAAGGCCGCTCTGGTGTCCAGTGG GAGGGAATGA
- the Tcf19 gene encoding transcription factor 19 isoform X2, giving the protein MLPCFQLLRIGGGRGGDLYTFHPPSRSGCTYRLGCRADLCDVALRPQQEPGLISGVHAELHAELQGDDWRVSLEDHSSHGTLVNNVRLPRGHRLELSDGDLLTFGPEGQAGTSSSEFYFMFQQVRVKPQDFAAITVPRSRGEAGTGFQPMLPPQGAPHRPLSTLSSAPKATLILNSIGSLSKLQPQPLTFSRGGGRPQSLAVPTQPAEAGASPAPPTRNRRKSAHRVLAELDDESEASLSPLSVLMEPRKKLRVEKAALVSSGRE; this is encoded by the exons ATGCTGCCCTGCTTCCAGCTGCTGCGCATAGGGGGCGGCAGGGGCGGTGATCTCTACACCTTCCACCCCCCGTCCAGGTCAGGCTGCACCTATAGGCTGGGCTGCAGGGCTGACCTGTGTGATGTGGCCCTGCGGCCCCAGCAGGAGCCGGGCCTCATCTCGGGGGTCCATGCAGAGCTGCATGCTGAGCTGCAAGGAGACGACTGGAGGGTCAGCCTGGAGGACCACAGCAGCCACG GGACTTTGGTCAATAATGTCCGACTCCCAAGAGGCCACAGGCTGGAGTTGAGCGATGGTGACCTTCTGACCTTTGGCCCTGAAGGGCAAGCGGGAACCAGCTCCTCGGAATTCTACTTCATGTTCCAACAAGTCCGGGTCAAACCGCAGGACTTTGCTGCCATTACTGTCCCACGGTCTCGGGGAGAGGCTGGGACTGGCTTCCAGCCCATGCTGCCCCCTCAGGGGGCACCCCACCGGCCACTCAGCACCCTGTCCTCTGCCCCCAAGGCCACCCTGATCCTCAACTCCATCGGCAGCCTCAGCAAGCTGCAGCCACAGCCCCTCACCTTCTCCCGAGGTGGTGGCAGACCACAGAGCCTGGCTGTTCCCACCCAGCCTGCGGAAGCGGGGGCTTCGCCCGCTCCACCCACAAGAAACCGGAGGAAATCGGCTCATAGAGTGTTGGCAGAACTGGATGATGAGAGCGAGGCTTCCCTGAGCCCTCTCTCAGTCCTTATGGAGCCCAGGAAGAAGCTCCGTGTGGAGAAGGCCGCTCTGGTGTCCAGTGG GAGGGAATGA